GGAAGACGCGGTTTTGAAGATCCTGAAAATATCAGGGATTATATGACCGATCTCGGTGTATCGGACGAATCCCTGTTCGAAAACGCCTCATGCATCTATGAAGACGTCAAACTCTCTTCGATCACCCTGTACCCGGGAGTGACGGAACTGATCCGGGAACTGCACGAATCGGGTATGAGGCTTACAGTCGTCACCGATGCAGACAGCATACAGGCAAAAAAGAGGCTGACAAAACTCGAGTTATATGACTATTTCGAGTCTGTAATAACCCCGGATGTAACAGGGAAGAGAAAACCCGACCCTGTGAATTTCTTCAGCGCGATGGAGATCATGGAGACGACCCCGGAAGAGACGATGGTCGTCGGCGACAGCCCTAAAAGAGAGATCGAGCCGGGAAACAAGCTCGGCCTCACTACGGTATATGCAAAATACGGCGACTGGCTGAAGACGCCGTTCCCGTCAATAAAGCCGGACCATGTTCTCGAAAAATTCGACGACCTGAGAATCGTGCTGAATCTCTGAATCCTGTAATACCGGGAGATCAGATCACTCTTTTTTAC
Above is a window of Methanolacinia paynteri DNA encoding:
- a CDS encoding HAD family hydrolase, with the protein product MSNTKEPLPGPVKGIIFDMDNTLYNFFDAKILACEKACGTIGAGNGQELFRYFLSGRRGFEDPENIRDYMTDLGVSDESLFENASCIYEDVKLSSITLYPGVTELIRELHESGMRLTVVTDADSIQAKKRLTKLELYDYFESVITPDVTGKRKPDPVNFFSAMEIMETTPEETMVVGDSPKREIEPGNKLGLTTVYAKYGDWLKTPFPSIKPDHVLEKFDDLRIVLNL